ttTCTACTTTTCACTTATAAttcacttattcattttaagttgtAAGTTACTTTAAAATTTCTCAAACCGTACAAGATATCATATCTAATGAATTTTACTTACGCTGTGTTCCCGAATCTAGGGTAGAAAAAAAAAATAACCAATTttcctttctctcataatctttCCAAAAGtggaaaaaagattttagaaacaaaaataaagaaaaattcaTTCCAAATCTGCagctttcttttccttttttCATAAAAGTTATTCGGGAACAAACTGAAAAATGTAttctttatattttttttcttttttctccaACAAAAATTTCTGGAACACAGCTTTAAAGTTAACAAATGACAAGCATATTAATTAACCCCACATAAATTTATCAGCCTCAAATATAGCCTTTCTCTGATTTCCCTGAAACCTCTCCTAACCACAAAACCAATCTCTCAACCTTACTTATTCTTCCattttttcaaatttcaaaaCTCACCTGCTTCCTCTCATTCTCCTCCCCATCCTTAACCGGAAGCAAGGCTTCCGTCAGAGGAAGTAGGGTTACTTAAAATAGCCTAATCATGGCTCTTCCATTACTTATCCTCCTGATGTTTTCCTCCATCTCCTCCATGATCCCCGTCTCGCATTCTCACCGTCACCTCTCTCTCGACTACTACGCGAAAACATGCCCAGATTTCGAAAGAATCATGCAAGAAATTATCACCCCTAAGCAAATAGCAAATCCCACAACAGCCGCTGCTACTCTACGTGTCTTCTTTCATGATTGCATGGTTGATGGTTGTGATGCCTCGGTCCTCGTCAAGCCTACTAATAGTAATAACACTGAATTGAACCAGGATATAAATCATTCTCTCTCGGGTGATGCATTCGATGTCATAGTACGTGCCAAAACAGCCCTAGAAATCGCCTGCCCGAACATCGTTTCGTGCTCAGATATTCTAGCCACGGCTACTCGTCACCTCATTAGGCAAGTAGGTGGACCGTACTACCAAGTCTTGTTAGGCAGAAAAGATGGATTTATCTCGAACTCATCTCATGTCGAAGAAAGTTTAACTAGGTCTAACACTACAATGGACAAAATGATTGCTGCATTTACGAGAAAAGGCTTCACTATTCGAGAAATGGTAGCATTACTAGGTGGAGGCCATACAATTGGCTTTGTTCATTGCACAGAATTCGCACCTCGAATATTCAATTTCAGCGCAACTTCAGAGGTTGATCCGAGCATGAACCCTGGTTTTGCTGCTAGATTAAGAACATTGTGTGCTAATTACAAGACGAATCCCGATATGGCTGCGTTTATGGATCCAATGTCACCTGGTAGATTCGATAACAACTTGTATTTAAATTTAATGAGGGGTTTGGATATTTTGCCTTCGGATCATCTGCTGATAACTGATTCGAGAACAAAGGCAATGGTTGAAGAATATGCAAGGGACCAGAACTTGTTTTTCGCAGATTTTGCGAGAGCAATGGAGAAGGTGAGCGTGCTTGGAGTCAAGACAGGCAGGCGTGGTGAAGTGAGAACTAATTGTTTTGCTTTCAACACCAAGGCATAAATATTTATGCATATAGATAGATCTTGCATGGGTTGAATGTATTATTTGATGATTGGAGGTAAATTATCAGGACAAAAAAGTAATGTAACAGTTATGAATTTAATTCAGTTTTACGAGTTATCTATGGTCTTAGTGTAGCGGTATCTCTCTCATTCTCTTTACAGGATGTCGAAGGTTCAAATTTTATCTTTTACAGGGTGAACGTGTGAGTGTGTTTAACTAGTATAAAAAACTGTTCAATACAAAAATTTGATGGAAATGTGTCAATATCAAAAAAAGTTTCGGAGTTCTTGCAATGAACCTATCAATTAACTGGACTGGGATTATATTTGTCAATAAATTTTAAAGATAAAGCATTATGAACCTGAACCTATCTGTTCCATTCATTATTATAGAAAT
This genomic interval from Apium graveolens cultivar Ventura chromosome 8, ASM990537v1, whole genome shotgun sequence contains the following:
- the LOC141679171 gene encoding peroxidase 41-like, translating into MALPLLILLMFSSISSMIPVSHSHRHLSLDYYAKTCPDFERIMQEIITPKQIANPTTAAATLRVFFHDCMVDGCDASVLVKPTNSNNTELNQDINHSLSGDAFDVIVRAKTALEIACPNIVSCSDILATATRHLIRQVGGPYYQVLLGRKDGFISNSSHVEESLTRSNTTMDKMIAAFTRKGFTIREMVALLGGGHTIGFVHCTEFAPRIFNFSATSEVDPSMNPGFAARLRTLCANYKTNPDMAAFMDPMSPGRFDNNLYLNLMRGLDILPSDHLLITDSRTKAMVEEYARDQNLFFADFARAMEKVSVLGVKTGRRGEVRTNCFAFNTKA